ATGCGCAAACAAGTTCGACGGTCCGGATACCACCCGCTGCCAGCCCTGGGCCTGTTCGGTCCCCGACTGATATATCCCTTGCTCCGCTTGCGCACATTCCCTCTAatgaggatgctggagaagggtCGAGTCGAGCGCCTACCGCCAACCCTGAGCAAGTCCGTTTATTGAACCCGGACGATTTGGAGCATGGCCCGCCTCCAGAATATACCAGCCCTGATGGTAGTCCAAGAACCAGCCAGGAGTTCTCACGCGAAGGCCAGCCGCCTATACCTAGCTACGACGCTGCCGTTGGTAACCCGGACGACAGCACTGATGCACACTAAACCCACGCCATCTTGTTCAAGATGGGCTATATCCATTCATGTTTCTACTTATTTTACCTCTGAATTTTAGCGGGCCAGGGCGGGCGTTTCGATGGGCGGGATCTTTGCTAACGGGGTTTTGTGTAGGCCACTCGTTCGAGAGACGGCATTGCTATTTAAATGTATAGGGACTGGTTATCTGCTTTCGTCTTGCGCTCTCTCGGTGTATGGGAAGGAACACTGCAATGACTGATGTATTTTATGAACTCGCTTGTATCCGTTGGCGGTCCACGGCGTTGTTGTCATTCTTTTTTGCGTTCATAGCTTGACCTTCCTATTTCAATGATATCCCAGTTGTTTTATTGCCACGCGCTTTTCCTACCTCTTTTGTTCTTTTTAAGTTTGCGGTTGATCTTGTTATCTCTGGTCTATGAACGCATGACTTAGAAACATACGCTCCGATAAGTTTAACCGCCCTCATCGCTTAAACCTGTTTTTTTGGCCCACTTTTTTAAATAATCAAGCAGATAAAACGGACCAATCAAATATGCGATCAAACATCAGCTCTCCAGACAGCGGCTCCGGTAGGTTAGCTAGGGAACATGAATTGACCTTGAGGTACAAGGTTATATCGACGTGCTCGCGGCCgatccccctcctcttccttttcttctcctccctctcaattctctaaaattaaatacaATCAAGCAGTCAGATACAAAATGCGCTTTTCTCTCGCCCGGCTCTCTCCCCGGGCGCTCAAGCCGTACGCTGCCGAATTTCTCGGTACGGCCCTAATTATTGTCATCGGTGACGGAGTGGTCGCCCAGGCCCTGCTCTCCGACTACCAGTATGGCACCTGGCTCTCTATCAATCTGGCATGGGCATCGgctgtctgtctgtctggcTACCTGTCTGATCCCAGCCCTACCTGCAATCCCGCCATTACTCTCATCCTAGCTTTGGTCCGCCCCCAGCCTGACCAGTGGAAAAGGATTCCGGGCAAGTTATTCGCCCAGTTCCTGGGAGGCTTCGTGGCCGCCATTCTTGTTTACATCAACTATCGGTCGGCTATCCTAGACTGGGATCCCGAATACACGATCCCGGGCGGATCGATCCTGAGTCCCCGTGGCCACCATTCGGCCGGTATCTTCTGTACCTATCCAGCTGCGTTCTTCTCTACGAACTGG
This region of Aspergillus puulaauensis MK2 DNA, chromosome 5, nearly complete sequence genomic DNA includes:
- a CDS encoding uncharacterized protein (COG:G;~EggNog:ENOG410Q1FG;~InterPro:IPR023271,IPR000425;~PFAM:PF00230;~TransMembrane:6 (i20-39o45-64i96-114o158-178i190-211o237-257i);~go_component: GO:0016020 - membrane [Evidence IEA];~go_function: GO:0015267 - channel activity [Evidence IEA];~go_process: GO:0055085 - transmembrane transport [Evidence IEA]) produces the protein MRFSLARLSPRALKPYAAEFLGTALIIVIGDGVVAQALLSDYQYGTWLSINLAWASAVCLSGYLSDPSPTCNPAITLILALVRPQPDQWKRIPGKLFAQFLGGFVAAILVYINYRSAILDWDPEYTIPGGSILSPRGHHSAGIFCTYPAAFFSTNWEAVFNEVLGSSVLMFGVLSVSDPANARRFHSPQLSLFLLLVAIGAALGWQTGYAINPARDFGPRLFSSFLYGREVFTAARYYFVVPVFAPILGCFIGATVYDSLLYEGSGSRIADALDKAEDRDGELRLD